A stretch of the Alnus glutinosa chromosome 6, dhAlnGlut1.1, whole genome shotgun sequence genome encodes the following:
- the LOC133871681 gene encoding uncharacterized mitochondrial protein AtMg00310-like, producing MSFFRLPKTLIKVTNSLMSKFWWGFTENLNKIAWMSWKKLGRKKDSWGLGFRELDCFNVAMLAKQGWRLLKFPKSLGARVIREKYYPGSNFLKSNLGKRPSFSWRSICQAKPLLEEGIIWRVGNGLNIKIWEDKWLPSTFSHKIQDPVRILNREAKVVEIINLDTNWWNIPLIEHIFPMETVEKICSLAISPRTQEDKLIWAGTKTRSFSVRSTYHLEVDRRVRVLGCFLACMSSSTV from the coding sequence ATGAGCTTTTTTAGACTCCCCAAGACCCTGATCAAGGTGACTAATTCATTGATGAGTAAGTTTTGGTGGGGCTTTACAGAAAACCTTAATAAAATAGCTTGGATGTCTTGGAAAAAATTGGGCAGAAAGAAGGATAGTTGGGGGCTGGGTTTCAGAGAGCTGGATTGCTTTAATGTGGCGATGTTGGCTAAACAGGGTTGGAGGTTACTGAAGTTTCCTAAATCCCTGGGAGCTCGGGTCATACGGGAGAAGTATTATCCAGGTTCTAATTTTTTGAAGTCTAATCTAGGCAAAAGGCCTTCTTTTTCCTGGAGGAGTATTTGTCAAGCTAAACCTCTTTTAGAAGAAGGAATTATATGGAGAGTGGGTAATGGTTTAAACATAAAGATATGGGAGGATAAATGGCTTCCATCTACTTTTTCACATAAAATTCAGGATCCTGTTCGGATTTTGAATAGAGAAGCTAAAGTTGTAGAAATTATTAACTTGGACACAAATTGGTGGAATATACCTCTCATTGAGCACATTTTTCCGATGGAAACAGTAGAAAAGATCTGTAGTTTGGCTATTAGTCCACGAACACAGGAGGATAAACTGATCTGGGCAGGGACAAAAACAAGGTCTTTTTCAGTCCGCAGTACTTACCATTTGGAGGTTGACAGAAGAGTTAGAGTGTTGGGGTGTTTCTTAGCCTGTATGTCATCGAGCACTGTTTGA